The Pricia mediterranea genome includes a window with the following:
- a CDS encoding cob(I)yrinic acid a,c-diamide adenosyltransferase, with the protein MKIYTKTGDDGTTGLIGGTRVKKHHIRIESYGSVDELNSWLGLVRDQNIDVHFKDILKRIQKKLFTIGAILATDPDKVVLKNGKKRLDIPEIDEAAIQFLEDEIDDMEASLPQMNHFILPGGHPSVSYCHIARTVCRRAERMCTLLHGNAPFDARVLIYLNRLSDYMFVLARKLTQNLQAEEIEWIPNKENET; encoded by the coding sequence ATGAAAATCTATACTAAGACCGGTGATGACGGCACTACCGGGCTCATTGGCGGTACGCGCGTCAAGAAACACCATATCCGCATCGAAAGTTATGGCAGCGTTGACGAACTGAACTCGTGGCTTGGACTGGTCCGGGACCAAAACATCGATGTCCATTTCAAGGACATATTGAAGCGTATCCAGAAAAAACTGTTCACGATAGGGGCCATTTTGGCAACAGACCCAGATAAAGTGGTGCTGAAAAACGGGAAGAAGCGTTTGGACATTCCTGAAATCGATGAGGCCGCTATCCAATTTTTGGAAGATGAAATCGATGATATGGAAGCCTCTCTGCCACAAATGAATCATTTCATTCTACCCGGCGGACATCCAAGCGTGTCATACTGTCACATTGCCCGTACCGTGTGTAGAAGGGCAGAGCGTATGTGCACGCTGCTTCATGGGAATGCCCCCTTTGACGCCAGAGTGCTGATCTATCTCAACCGACTTTCGGACTACATGTTCGTACTGGCACGGAAATTGACCCAAAATCTACAAGCGGAAGAGATTGAATGGATACCTAACAAGGAGAATGAAACTTAA
- the secA gene encoding preprotein translocase subunit SecA produces the protein MSLLNSVLKIFVGDKSKKDVKALQPMVDQIKSFEEQLEPLSNDELREKTKTFKLKIAEDISEITQQIKTLEEEVKTSNDIDKNEEIYTEIDRLKEEAYKITEDTLNEILPVAFAVVKETAKRFAHNDTLTVTATEYDRELSGTKDYVTLDEDLAIWKNSWDAAGKEVTWDMVHYDVQLIGGIAMHQGKIAEMQTGEGKTLVATLPLYLNALAGKGSHLVTVNDYLAKRDSAWMAPIFQFHGLSVDCIDHHRPNSAGRRAAYNADITYGTNNEFGFDYLRDNMAHKPQDIVQRPHHYAIVDEVDSVLVDDARTPLIISGPVPEGDRHEFMELKPKVADIVKKQRQHLTGVLAEAKKLIAEGDTKQGGFLLLRVHRGLPKNKALIKFLSEEGVKQILQKTENFYMQDNNREMPKVDEDLLFVIDEKNNQIELTDKGVDYISGEQNRDFFVMPDIGSEIAKIESQNLEIEKEAELKDELFRDFGVKSERIHTMSQLLKAYALFEKDVEYVVMDNKVMIVDEQTGRIMDGRRYSDGLHQAIEAKEDVKIEALTQTFATVTLQNYFRMYNKLAGMTGTAVTEAGELWEIYKLDVMEIPTNRPIARDDRNDLIYKTKREKYNAIIDQVTELSQAGRPVLIGTTSVEISELLSRMLNIRKVPHNVLNAKLHKKEADVVAEAGKSGIVTIATNMAGRGTDIKLSDEVKKAGGLAIVGTERHDSRRVDRQLRGRSGRQGDPGSSQFYVSLEDNLMRLFGSDRVAKMMDKMGLEEGEVIQHSMMTKSIERAQKKVEENNFGVRKRLLEYDDVMNAQREVVYKRRRHALQGDRLKVDIANMVYDTCENIAETNKAANDYKNFEFELIKYFSVTSPIEEAEFTRLGVRDIATKIYGDIYRQYQEKMERNAATAFPVIKKVYEDNANKFERIVVPFTDGVKTLNVVTDLQRAYESDGKELVTDFEKNITLAIIDDSWKTHLRKMDELKQSVQLAVHEQKDPLLIYKFEAFELFKVMIDKVNKEVVSFLFKGELPSGSPSDIQEERNIRRPKQELQTSKEEIPNSDERAAQNRAAGQQAQGQRPQVTETIVRERPKIGRNERVTIKNVLSGESKTLKYKQAEPLIGRGEWVMTED, from the coding sequence ATGAGTCTTTTAAATTCTGTTCTTAAAATATTCGTAGGCGATAAATCCAAAAAAGATGTCAAGGCCCTACAGCCGATGGTAGACCAGATCAAGTCTTTCGAGGAGCAGCTAGAACCGTTGAGCAATGACGAGCTGCGCGAAAAGACCAAAACCTTCAAATTGAAAATTGCCGAAGATATCAGTGAAATCACCCAACAGATCAAAACTTTGGAGGAAGAGGTGAAAACATCCAACGATATCGATAAAAACGAGGAGATATATACTGAAATCGACAGGCTCAAGGAAGAGGCCTATAAAATCACGGAAGACACTTTGAACGAGATCCTGCCAGTCGCCTTTGCCGTGGTCAAGGAAACGGCAAAACGCTTCGCCCACAACGACACCCTCACCGTAACTGCCACGGAATATGATCGGGAACTCTCCGGCACCAAAGATTACGTCACTCTCGATGAAGATTTGGCTATCTGGAAAAATTCCTGGGACGCCGCCGGCAAGGAAGTCACTTGGGACATGGTCCACTACGATGTACAGTTGATCGGTGGTATTGCCATGCACCAAGGGAAAATTGCCGAAATGCAAACCGGTGAAGGAAAGACCTTGGTAGCTACGCTTCCCCTATACCTGAACGCCCTGGCGGGCAAGGGCTCGCATTTGGTTACGGTGAACGATTATTTAGCCAAAAGGGACAGCGCCTGGATGGCCCCGATTTTCCAGTTCCACGGGCTTTCGGTGGACTGTATCGACCACCACCGTCCCAATTCCGCAGGGCGAAGGGCCGCTTACAACGCCGACATCACTTACGGCACGAACAACGAGTTCGGTTTTGACTATCTGCGTGATAATATGGCGCACAAACCTCAAGATATCGTCCAACGGCCCCACCATTACGCCATCGTCGATGAGGTCGATTCCGTTTTGGTAGACGATGCGCGTACGCCCCTGATTATATCGGGACCGGTACCCGAAGGAGACCGTCACGAATTCATGGAGCTGAAGCCGAAAGTAGCGGATATTGTAAAGAAACAGCGCCAACATTTGACCGGCGTTCTAGCCGAAGCCAAAAAATTGATTGCCGAGGGCGATACGAAACAAGGTGGGTTTTTACTGTTAAGGGTACATCGCGGTCTGCCCAAAAATAAGGCCTTGATCAAGTTCCTGAGTGAGGAAGGGGTCAAGCAGATTTTGCAAAAGACCGAGAATTTCTACATGCAGGACAACAACCGCGAAATGCCCAAGGTTGATGAAGATCTGCTCTTTGTCATCGATGAAAAAAATAACCAGATCGAACTTACCGACAAGGGAGTCGATTATATTTCGGGGGAACAAAACCGTGATTTTTTCGTGATGCCCGATATCGGTTCCGAAATAGCCAAAATCGAGAGTCAAAATCTCGAAATTGAGAAAGAGGCCGAACTGAAGGACGAGCTATTTAGGGATTTCGGGGTGAAGAGCGAGCGAATCCATACCATGAGTCAATTGTTGAAAGCCTATGCGCTCTTTGAGAAGGACGTGGAGTATGTCGTGATGGACAATAAGGTGATGATCGTAGACGAACAGACCGGTCGTATTATGGACGGGCGGCGCTATTCAGATGGCCTGCACCAGGCCATAGAAGCGAAAGAAGACGTGAAGATCGAAGCCCTCACCCAGACCTTCGCTACGGTTACCCTGCAGAACTACTTTAGAATGTACAACAAGCTGGCCGGGATGACAGGTACGGCGGTTACCGAAGCCGGGGAATTATGGGAGATTTACAAGTTGGACGTCATGGAAATTCCGACGAACCGGCCGATTGCCCGGGACGATAGGAACGATTTGATCTACAAGACCAAACGCGAAAAGTACAATGCCATTATCGATCAGGTGACCGAGCTGTCGCAAGCCGGGAGACCCGTGTTGATCGGTACGACCTCGGTTGAAATCTCGGAGCTTTTATCACGGATGCTGAACATACGAAAGGTGCCCCACAACGTGCTGAACGCCAAACTCCACAAAAAGGAAGCCGATGTCGTTGCGGAAGCCGGTAAATCGGGAATCGTGACGATTGCCACCAACATGGCCGGTCGTGGTACGGATATCAAACTCTCCGACGAAGTCAAAAAGGCAGGCGGTCTCGCCATCGTGGGTACCGAACGGCATGACTCCCGCCGGGTAGATAGACAGCTACGCGGACGTTCCGGCCGTCAGGGAGACCCGGGAAGCTCGCAGTTCTACGTATCCCTCGAGGATAACTTGATGCGGCTTTTTGGCTCTGACCGTGTGGCCAAGATGATGGACAAGATGGGCTTGGAAGAAGGGGAGGTCATTCAACATTCCATGATGACAAAATCCATAGAACGCGCCCAGAAAAAGGTGGAAGAGAATAACTTCGGGGTGAGAAAACGACTCTTGGAATACGATGACGTGATGAACGCACAACGGGAGGTCGTCTATAAGAGAAGACGGCATGCCCTGCAAGGTGATCGTCTAAAGGTAGATATTGCCAACATGGTTTACGACACCTGTGAAAATATCGCTGAAACCAATAAAGCCGCCAACGACTACAAGAATTTTGAATTCGAACTGATCAAGTATTTCTCCGTGACCTCCCCGATCGAAGAAGCGGAATTTACAAGATTGGGCGTACGCGATATCGCGACCAAGATTTATGGGGACATTTACAGACAATATCAGGAAAAGATGGAGCGTAACGCCGCTACCGCTTTTCCCGTTATCAAGAAAGTGTACGAAGACAACGCCAACAAATTCGAACGGATCGTGGTGCCCTTTACCGACGGCGTAAAGACCTTGAATGTCGTCACCGATCTTCAGAGAGCTTACGAAAGCGATGGAAAGGAATTGGTTACCGATTTCGAAAAGAATATCACTTTGGCCATAATCGACGATTCGTGGAAGACCCATTTACGAAAAATGGACGAGCTCAAACAGTCCGTTCAACTGGCAGTACACGAACAGAAAGATCCGCTGCTGATCTACAAGTTCGAGGCCTTTGAACTCTTTAAGGTCATGATCGACAAGGTGAATAAAGAGGTAGTGTCCTTTTTGTTCAAGGGGGAGCTGCCCAGCGGTAGCCCTAGCGACATTCAGGAAGAACGCAACATACGTCGGCCCAAGCAGGAATTGCAGACCAGCAAGGAGGAAATTCCAAATAGCGACGAGCGTGCCGCACAGAATCGCGCAGCAGGACAGCAGGCTCAAGGTCAACGCCCTCAGGTTACGGAGACCATTGTTCGTGAACGGCCTAAAATAGGGCGTAACGAACGCGTCACCATTAAAAACGTACTGTCCGGGGAAAGTAAGACCTTAAAATACAAACAGGCCGAACCTTTGATCGGACGCGGAGAATGGGTAATGACAGAAGATTAA
- the lptB gene encoding LPS export ABC transporter ATP-binding protein codes for MKLRAENIMKSYRGRKVVKGISLEVNQGEIIGLLGPNGAGKTTSFYMIVGLIKPNGGKIFLDGTDITKFPMYKRAQNGIGYLAQEASVFRKLSIEKNILSVLQLTDLSKKEQLMKMEELIEEFGLGHIRKSRGDLLSGGERRRTEIARALATDPKFILLDEPFAGVDPVAVEDIQRIVAQLKNKNIGILITDHNVQETLAITERSYLMFEGGILKSGIPEDLAADEMVRKVYLGKNFELRKKRLDF; via the coding sequence TTGAAATTAAGAGCCGAAAATATCATGAAATCCTACCGGGGCCGGAAGGTCGTGAAGGGAATTTCTTTGGAAGTCAATCAGGGGGAGATTATTGGCCTCCTGGGTCCCAATGGTGCGGGAAAGACCACTTCCTTCTACATGATTGTGGGTCTGATCAAGCCCAACGGCGGAAAGATTTTTCTGGATGGGACCGACATCACCAAATTTCCCATGTACAAGAGGGCGCAGAACGGTATCGGATATTTGGCCCAGGAAGCCTCGGTGTTCCGGAAGCTGAGCATCGAAAAGAACATTTTGAGCGTGCTGCAGCTTACCGACCTCAGCAAAAAGGAGCAATTGATGAAAATGGAGGAACTGATCGAGGAGTTCGGTCTCGGCCATATCCGGAAAAGCCGGGGAGATCTGCTTTCCGGGGGCGAACGCCGGCGTACTGAAATCGCCCGGGCCCTGGCTACCGATCCCAAGTTCATTCTGTTGGACGAACCTTTTGCCGGGGTCGACCCCGTTGCGGTAGAGGACATCCAACGTATCGTGGCCCAGTTAAAAAACAAGAACATCGGCATTCTTATCACGGACCACAACGTGCAGGAAACCCTGGCCATCACCGAACGCTCTTACCTCATGTTCGAAGGCGGCATTTTAAAATCGGGTATTCCCGAAGACCTGGCAGCCGATGAGATGGTGCGGAAAGTGTACTTGGGCAAGAATTTCGAACTGCGGAAAAAACGCTTGGATTTTTAA
- a CDS encoding CDP-alcohol phosphatidyltransferase family protein produces MKKHIPNLITLLNVFCGCVATVFAVLNQLELAAFFVFLGIFFDFFDGLAARALNVKSELGLQLDSLADVITSGLVPGVVMFQLLGMSMTGGWNAGDGLGAGGSEYVWSLFRDPLPLLGFLITLSSAYRLAKFNIDENQSDSFIGLPTPANALFILSLPLILLYQNNDYLNMIILDPWFLIGITLLSTYLLNARIALFALKFENWGFKDNALRYIFIIISLVLLVTLQFMAVPMIIVFYVLASVIANMKVQGN; encoded by the coding sequence ATGAAAAAACATATTCCCAACCTCATTACCCTGCTCAACGTTTTCTGTGGCTGTGTGGCCACAGTGTTCGCCGTTTTGAACCAATTGGAACTTGCCGCCTTCTTCGTCTTTTTGGGAATATTCTTCGATTTCTTCGACGGCCTCGCAGCAAGGGCCCTTAACGTCAAAAGTGAACTGGGACTGCAGCTAGACTCTCTGGCGGATGTTATTACCAGCGGTTTGGTGCCGGGGGTCGTGATGTTTCAACTCCTGGGGATGTCCATGACGGGCGGCTGGAACGCCGGCGATGGTTTGGGTGCTGGCGGCTCCGAGTATGTATGGTCCCTTTTCCGCGACCCGCTGCCGTTACTTGGATTTCTGATAACGCTCTCCTCTGCCTACCGTTTGGCGAAATTCAATATCGACGAGAACCAGTCCGACTCCTTCATCGGCTTGCCCACTCCTGCGAACGCGCTGTTTATCCTTTCCCTGCCCCTTATATTACTCTATCAGAACAACGATTATTTAAATATGATCATCCTCGACCCGTGGTTTTTGATAGGAATCACCCTCTTAAGCACATATTTGCTGAACGCCAGAATAGCGCTATTCGCGCTTAAGTTCGAGAATTGGGGGTTTAAGGACAACGCTTTGCGCTATATCTTCATCATCATAAGCTTGGTGTTGTTGGTTACCTTGCAGTTTATGGCGGTACCGATGATCATAGTATTTTACGTTCTCGCTTCGGTAATCGCGAATATGAAAGTTCAAGGGAATTGA
- a CDS encoding DUF2795 domain-containing protein, which yields MYWTLELASYLSDAPWPATKDELIDYSIRTGAPLEVVENLQSMEEEGGEVYESIEEIWPDYPTEEDYLWNEDEY from the coding sequence ATGTATTGGACATTAGAACTGGCATCGTACTTAAGCGATGCACCCTGGCCGGCCACCAAAGACGAATTGATCGATTACTCCATTCGTACAGGTGCTCCATTGGAAGTAGTTGAAAACCTACAATCTATGGAAGAGGAAGGCGGAGAGGTTTACGAATCTATCGAAGAAATCTGGCCCGATTATCCAACCGAAGAGGATTATCTTTGGAACGAGGACGAATATTGA
- a CDS encoding ABC-F family ATP-binding cassette domain-containing protein, which yields MNLVSVENISKSYGELVLFEDLSFGINKDQKIALIAKNGTGKTSILNILSGADTPDSGQVNYRKSIRMSFLEQEPDLDPKLSVEETIFASDNEILSVIHRYEKALENPENADAYQSAFEAMERFNAWDFETLYKQVLFKLRLEDLNAKVGKLSGGQKKRLALANALINKPDLLVLDEPTNHLDLEMIEWLEAYFAKENMTLFMVTHDRFFLERVCNEILELENGQLYPYKGNYSYYLEKKEARLEQEAAEQQKSEQLFKKELSWMRKQPKARTTKSKSRIDDFQEIKAKAGQRRKEHEVQLEINMERVGSKILELHKISKSYPDKPILDQFDYTFTKGERVGIIGKNGTGKSTFLNILTGAVQPDAGKVVVGDTIKFGYYTQAGIKIKKGQKVIDVIRDFGDFIPLKKGRQISAQQLLERFLFDRKKQYDFVDKLSGGERKRLYLCTVLIQNPNFLILDEPTNDLDIVALNVLESFLLDFPGCLIVVSHDRYFMDKIVDHLFVFRGNAVVEDFPGNYSDYRAYEDSKIIEKRKESSVSRGPAEADTTATSIENKAPLTYQEKKEHKNLEKDIHKLEKKKTKAQQEFANPDLSGEDIDRLSIALQEIVDEIDDKTERWFELSAKLEE from the coding sequence ATGAATCTTGTTTCGGTAGAAAATATATCCAAATCATACGGGGAACTGGTGTTGTTCGAAGACCTTTCCTTCGGTATCAACAAGGACCAAAAAATTGCCCTGATCGCCAAGAACGGTACGGGCAAGACTTCCATTCTCAACATTCTTTCGGGGGCCGATACCCCGGATAGCGGGCAGGTCAATTACCGCAAAAGCATCCGCATGTCTTTTTTGGAGCAAGAACCCGATTTGGACCCAAAGCTGAGCGTGGAGGAAACGATTTTTGCATCGGACAACGAAATTTTAAGCGTCATCCACCGCTATGAAAAGGCCTTGGAAAATCCCGAGAACGCCGATGCCTACCAGTCCGCCTTCGAGGCGATGGAACGATTTAATGCCTGGGATTTCGAGACCCTCTACAAACAGGTTCTTTTCAAACTTAGGCTAGAAGACCTCAACGCCAAGGTAGGAAAGCTTTCAGGGGGACAAAAAAAACGGCTGGCCCTGGCCAACGCCCTGATCAACAAACCGGACCTGTTGGTACTCGATGAGCCGACCAACCACCTTGACCTTGAGATGATCGAATGGTTGGAGGCCTATTTTGCCAAAGAGAACATGACGCTGTTCATGGTCACCCACGATCGGTTTTTCTTGGAACGGGTCTGCAACGAGATCCTTGAGCTCGAAAACGGGCAGCTGTATCCATACAAAGGCAATTACAGCTATTATTTGGAGAAAAAGGAAGCCCGGTTGGAACAGGAGGCCGCCGAGCAGCAAAAATCGGAACAGCTTTTTAAAAAAGAGCTCTCCTGGATGCGCAAACAGCCCAAGGCGCGCACTACGAAGTCCAAATCGCGTATCGACGATTTTCAGGAGATCAAGGCCAAGGCCGGCCAGCGGCGCAAGGAGCACGAGGTACAGTTGGAAATCAACATGGAACGGGTCGGCAGTAAGATCCTTGAACTGCACAAAATCTCGAAATCCTACCCGGACAAACCGATTTTAGATCAGTTCGACTACACATTTACCAAAGGCGAGCGCGTCGGCATCATCGGCAAGAACGGCACGGGCAAATCGACCTTCCTTAATATTTTGACCGGTGCCGTACAGCCCGATGCCGGCAAGGTGGTGGTGGGAGATACCATCAAATTCGGATACTACACCCAGGCGGGCATCAAAATAAAGAAAGGTCAAAAAGTAATCGATGTCATCCGCGACTTCGGGGACTTTATCCCGCTAAAAAAGGGACGCCAGATTTCGGCCCAGCAACTGCTCGAACGCTTTCTTTTCGACCGTAAGAAACAGTACGATTTTGTGGACAAGTTGAGCGGCGGGGAACGCAAGCGGCTGTACCTGTGCACGGTGCTCATCCAAAATCCGAATTTTCTCATCTTGGACGAACCCACCAACGACCTTGATATCGTGGCACTGAATGTACTGGAGAGTTTTTTGTTGGATTTTCCGGGATGTCTGATCGTTGTCTCCCACGACCGCTATTTTATGGACAAGATCGTCGACCACCTCTTTGTATTTCGGGGGAATGCCGTGGTGGAGGATTTCCCCGGCAACTATTCCGATTACCGCGCCTACGAGGATAGCAAGATCATTGAAAAGCGAAAAGAGAGTTCCGTGAGCAGGGGTCCTGCGGAGGCGGATACCACCGCAACATCCATTGAAAACAAGGCCCCCCTCACCTATCAGGAAAAAAAAGAGCATAAAAATCTGGAAAAGGACATACATAAACTTGAAAAGAAGAAAACGAAGGCGCAACAAGAGTTCGCGAACCCCGATCTATCCGGTGAGGATATCGACCGGCTTTCCATTGCCCTGCAGGAGATAGTGGATGAAATCGATGATAAGACGGAACGCTGGTTCGAACTTTCCGCAAAACTTGAGGAATAA
- a CDS encoding DUF4105 domain-containing protein: MPLKRIYILLFILGTLIGQAQDVDLSPLSKISVLTAGSGSELYSSFGHSAIHVEDPSMDIDAIYNYGTFDFTTPNFYTKFARGKLNYTLSRQRYPYFLMGYEQEKRWVKQQVLDLSLDQRQALFEFLETNYLPGNRDYKYDFFYNNCATKIWDVLKDVYGDKLQLDENYLDELYTHRQLIHQNVPKNSWSGFGIDLALGSVIDDMATPKEHMFLPEYVMKQLGSAQLGTKRITAETEVVLDFDSLNSRPPFFLSPAFWLSIVLILIVLMTFLDVKYNTRRRWLDFLLFFVTGTIGCVIIFLWFFTDHTATAGNFNILWAFPANLVIAFVTARKRGPTWVAKYALFLLALILITLLLWLFGVQVFSPLLLLVGLALAIRYFFLFWSYQSPKIQ, encoded by the coding sequence ATGCCATTGAAAAGAATTTACATACTACTTTTTATTCTCGGCACCTTGATCGGCCAGGCGCAGGACGTCGATCTTTCGCCACTCTCCAAAATCAGTGTGCTTACCGCTGGGTCGGGTAGCGAACTCTATTCCTCTTTTGGCCATAGCGCCATTCACGTCGAAGACCCGAGCATGGACATCGACGCTATCTATAATTATGGAACCTTTGATTTTACCACCCCGAATTTTTATACCAAGTTCGCCCGGGGCAAATTGAATTACACCCTGTCCCGACAACGCTACCCCTATTTCTTAATGGGATACGAACAGGAAAAGCGTTGGGTAAAACAACAGGTTCTCGACTTGAGCCTCGACCAGCGACAGGCTCTGTTCGAATTTTTGGAAACCAATTATCTGCCGGGGAACAGGGACTATAAATACGACTTTTTCTATAACAACTGCGCTACAAAAATCTGGGACGTGCTCAAGGACGTATATGGGGACAAGCTCCAGCTCGACGAAAACTATCTTGACGAACTGTACACCCACCGGCAGCTCATCCATCAAAACGTACCAAAAAACTCCTGGTCCGGTTTCGGCATAGACCTGGCCTTGGGATCGGTCATAGACGATATGGCCACCCCTAAAGAACATATGTTCTTACCGGAATACGTGATGAAACAATTAGGTAGCGCGCAACTTGGCACGAAACGCATTACTGCCGAGACGGAGGTGGTGCTGGACTTCGATTCCCTGAATAGCCGCCCTCCGTTTTTTCTGTCCCCCGCCTTCTGGTTATCGATAGTTCTGATCCTTATTGTCCTCATGACTTTTCTCGACGTGAAATACAACACCCGACGGCGATGGCTCGATTTCCTGTTGTTCTTCGTGACCGGCACGATCGGATGCGTCATCATTTTTCTTTGGTTTTTCACCGATCATACCGCCACGGCGGGCAACTTTAATATCTTATGGGCGTTTCCGGCCAATCTGGTAATCGCCTTTGTCACGGCGCGAAAAAGGGGACCGACCTGGGTCGCGAAGTACGCGTTGTTCTTATTGGCCCTGATACTCATCACCTTGTTGTTATGGCTGTTCGGGGTACAAGTTTTCTCGCCGCTATTGCTACTGGTAGGGTTGGCCCTGGCGATTCGGTATTTCTTTTTATTTTGGTCGTACCAAAGTCCGAAAATCCAATGA